One segment of Pelecanus crispus isolate bPelCri1 chromosome 2, bPelCri1.pri, whole genome shotgun sequence DNA contains the following:
- the LOC104023802 gene encoding uncharacterized protein LOC104023802 translates to MSDQNVSNAGFTSSGIRGGSLASSMMSQEAKGSGGGVRSGGPTGTLQAMGARGSTHSSGFTSSGISSGSKASQMMSQEARSHGGGIPRGGTTSTVQSVSMGGKGGKR, encoded by the exons ATGTCTGACCAAAACGTCTCCAATGCTGGTTTCACTTCCTCAGGAATCAGAGGAGGATCACTTGCTTCATCGATGATGTCCCAGGAAGCAAAAGGATCTGGGGGAGGTGTGCGTTCTGGAGGCCCTACCGGTACTCTCCAAGCAATGG GCGCCAGAGGCTCAACCCATTCATCAGGCTTTACCAGCAGCGGGATCTCCAGTGGATCCAAGGCCTCCCAGATGATGTCCCAGGAGGCCAGATCCCATGGAGGTGGAATTCCCAGGGGTGGTACAACTTCCACTGTCCAGTCTGTCT CAATGGGTGGCAAAGGAGGAAAGCGctga